The following proteins come from a genomic window of Bacillaceae bacterium S4-13-56:
- a CDS encoding 3-hydroxyacyl-CoA dehydrogenase, giving the protein MDLKGKVAVVTGGASGLGLATVERLAENGAKVVIFDLNEENAKEAAERLGNNVTYAVVNVTDEDSVQNGIDVAIKNFGAIHICVNCAGVGTPGKTIGKKGVLPLEKYKQVIDINLIGTFNVLRLSANRMKDNEPITDSGERGVIINTASVAAFDGQMGQAAYGASKAGVVGMTLPVSRDLSQYGIRVNTIAPGLFMTPMANTLSENVIEKLSESVEFPKRLGHPSEFAELATFLMENEYLNGEVIRLDGGIRMSPR; this is encoded by the coding sequence ATGGACTTGAAAGGGAAAGTAGCCGTAGTTACAGGTGGAGCGTCTGGATTAGGTTTGGCAACTGTTGAAAGACTTGCGGAAAACGGTGCTAAGGTTGTTATTTTTGACCTGAATGAAGAGAATGCGAAAGAAGCAGCTGAACGATTAGGTAACAATGTCACTTATGCAGTTGTAAATGTTACAGATGAGGATTCTGTACAAAATGGGATTGACGTTGCAATTAAAAACTTTGGGGCGATTCATATCTGTGTCAATTGCGCCGGGGTGGGGACACCAGGGAAAACAATTGGCAAAAAAGGTGTACTGCCATTGGAAAAATATAAGCAGGTTATCGATATTAATCTGATTGGAACATTTAATGTTTTACGATTATCTGCAAACAGGATGAAGGATAATGAACCAATCACAGATTCCGGTGAAAGAGGTGTCATTATTAATACAGCTTCTGTCGCAGCATTTGATGGTCAAATGGGCCAAGCCGCTTATGGTGCAAGCAAAGCAGGAGTGGTCGGGATGACATTACCAGTATCACGGGATTTATCCCAGTACGGAATACGTGTTAACACCATTGCACCAGGTTTGTTCATGACACCAATGGCAAATACCCTATCCGAAAATGTGATAGAGAAATTATCAGAAAGTGTTGAGTTTCCGAAGCGTTTGGGACATCCAAGCGAATTCGCTGAACTAGCAACCTTCCTTATGGAAAATGAATATTTAAACGGTGAGGTCATTCGGCTGGATGGTGGTATTCGGATGTCTCCAAGGTAA
- a CDS encoding DUF2975 domain-containing protein, giving the protein MKQGSTLFLKLAVILMGLPVLALCIFLLPMIAKDAAEGSVQMAYVLYGILIIMYLSAIPFYCALYQAFKLLSYIDHNKAFSELSVKALKNIKNFAATISALYVVGLPLFYIVGEIDDAPGVILVGMGFIFAPMVIAVFAAVLQRLLQEAIDIKSENDLTV; this is encoded by the coding sequence TTCTTATGGGACTTCCAGTTCTTGCTTTATGTATCTTTCTTTTACCGATGATAGCAAAGGATGCGGCAGAAGGAAGTGTACAGATGGCCTATGTTCTCTACGGCATTTTAATCATCATGTATTTATCAGCAATTCCGTTTTACTGTGCTTTGTATCAAGCTTTTAAACTTTTAAGTTATATTGACCATAACAAAGCATTTTCAGAGCTATCCGTGAAAGCTTTAAAGAATATCAAAAACTTTGCCGCAACAATCAGCGCTTTGTACGTAGTGGGATTGCCACTCTTTTATATCGTTGGCGAGATAGATGATGCGCCCGGAGTTATCTTGGTTGGAATGGGCTTTATTTTTGCCCCAATGGTAATTGCGGTCTTTGCAGCTGTTCTCCAAAGGCTTTTGCAGGAAGCTATCGATATAAAATCTGAAAATGATTTAACGGTCTGA
- a CDS encoding long-chain-fatty-acid--CoA ligase, protein MNIVEALEINTERQPLHKALQYEDRRYNYFEFNESVNKLANGLLEQGVKKGDHAAVLMKNSDYFAITYFALAKIGVVIVPMNFRLVAKELSYIIDNSDSQHVIIETEFEEEILKSIDGNEKVKNVISVPIATNQKFTSYQDILSANTKNPGTEILGKDHCHMLYTSGTTGNPKGALFDHDAVKSVVLQMSMSLGYHPKEKWMHFAPLYHAAQLAICLLPQFYLGGFGVIYREFNPKVILRDISKYKITTVFGVPAMYNAFLQVPKEEDYDFTSVEKMLYGAAPMSESDIRKAIDYFGTNKFYSLCGQTETGPAGVMLYPEDHEEHAGMSGRETTTFTLIDLVDPDGRSVEIGEVGELIIKVPSAMKEYYKNPEATAKTIINGYVYSGDLAIRDEDGYILLVDRSKDMIISGGENVYSIEVENVLSSHPEVLEAAIIGTPDEKWGELVTAIISKKTDSELTEKDLIAFAKENIASYKTPKKVIFVDVLPRNPSGKLLKYQLRQQYTSVENEV, encoded by the coding sequence ATGAATATTGTAGAAGCGTTAGAAATTAACACGGAAAGGCAACCCCTTCACAAAGCCTTACAGTATGAAGACCGGCGTTACAATTATTTCGAATTTAATGAAAGCGTTAACAAACTAGCAAACGGATTGTTGGAACAAGGGGTTAAGAAAGGTGACCATGCAGCAGTGCTGATGAAGAACTCTGATTACTTTGCCATCACCTATTTTGCCCTTGCAAAGATTGGAGTGGTTATTGTTCCAATGAATTTTCGGTTGGTGGCAAAAGAACTTTCTTATATAATCGACAATTCCGATTCGCAGCATGTGATTATAGAGACTGAATTTGAAGAAGAAATCTTGAAATCTATTGACGGGAATGAAAAGGTTAAAAACGTCATTTCCGTACCTATAGCGACCAATCAGAAATTTACATCTTATCAAGACATACTCTCTGCGAACACGAAAAATCCGGGCACGGAGATTTTAGGAAAAGATCATTGTCATATGCTGTATACCTCAGGAACAACTGGCAACCCAAAGGGAGCATTATTTGACCACGACGCTGTAAAATCCGTAGTTTTACAAATGAGTATGTCGTTAGGTTATCACCCGAAGGAGAAATGGATGCATTTCGCCCCATTATACCATGCAGCACAGCTTGCAATCTGCTTACTGCCTCAATTCTATCTTGGAGGTTTTGGAGTTATTTACCGGGAATTTAATCCAAAAGTAATTTTGCGAGATATTTCCAAATATAAAATCACAACAGTATTTGGTGTTCCTGCAATGTATAACGCTTTTCTCCAGGTACCCAAAGAAGAAGATTACGATTTTACATCCGTTGAGAAGATGCTTTACGGTGCGGCCCCCATGTCCGAATCTGATATAAGGAAGGCCATTGATTATTTTGGAACCAATAAATTTTACAGTTTGTGTGGTCAAACGGAAACAGGCCCGGCTGGAGTCATGCTTTATCCGGAAGACCATGAAGAACATGCTGGTATGTCAGGGAGAGAGACGACGACGTTTACATTGATAGATCTTGTTGATCCAGATGGAAGGTCTGTGGAAATAGGGGAAGTCGGGGAATTAATTATCAAAGTACCTTCCGCAATGAAAGAATATTATAAGAATCCGGAAGCAACAGCCAAGACGATTATCAATGGGTACGTGTACTCGGGGGATTTGGCTATACGGGATGAAGATGGTTATATTCTATTAGTTGATCGCAGTAAAGATATGATTATCAGCGGAGGAGAAAATGTATATTCCATTGAGGTAGAAAATGTATTATCTTCACACCCTGAAGTGCTTGAGGCAGCTATAATTGGAACACCGGATGAAAAATGGGGTGAGCTTGTAACTGCAATTATTTCCAAAAAAACTGATTCTGAACTAACAGAAAAAGATTTGATCGCATTCGCCAAAGAAAATATAGCAAGTTATAAAACTCCGAAAAAAGTGATTTTTGTTGATGTCTTGCCAAGAAACCCTTCTGGAAAGTTGCTGAAATATCAGCTTAGACAACAATACACATCTGTTGAAAATGAGGTGTAA
- a CDS encoding acyl-CoA dehydrogenase family protein yields MIPVKEKEEEISLLKKSIESFAKKEIEPFYDEWEQDGNVPVGLWTKLGDAGFLCVDIPEHYGGLGTPLRYATTIIEEFSRLGYSSLAVNLSVHSNIIAHYILSAGTEEQKNHYLPKMATGESIGAIAMTEPGAGSDLQGISTAAIKNESTDEYVINGTKTFISNGQNFDFVIVVARTNRNVKASKGTSLFIVDADSSGLTKGKKLKKIGLHSADTSELILEDVSVPSSQILGELDYGFVVLMTELPRERLTLAIGACGAMEGILAITVKYLHEREAFGKHLSQLQVIRHKVAEMTTEAKVNRAYVNQCLSQLENNQLSTADASVAKLSSTEAQGRIADGCLQLFGGYGYMQEYPISRAYTDARVQRIYGGTSEIMKEIISKDILDK; encoded by the coding sequence ATGATACCGGTAAAAGAAAAAGAAGAGGAAATTTCGTTATTGAAAAAATCAATTGAGTCTTTTGCAAAAAAAGAGATTGAGCCCTTCTATGATGAATGGGAACAGGATGGGAATGTTCCTGTCGGATTATGGACAAAACTTGGTGATGCTGGCTTTCTCTGTGTAGATATCCCGGAGCATTATGGCGGATTGGGAACGCCTTTACGTTATGCAACAACTATTATTGAAGAATTTAGCAGGCTTGGATACAGCTCGTTAGCTGTAAATTTATCTGTCCATTCCAATATAATAGCTCATTACATTCTGAGTGCAGGCACAGAAGAACAAAAGAATCACTACCTGCCGAAAATGGCTACTGGGGAATCAATAGGTGCGATTGCGATGACTGAGCCTGGTGCTGGAAGTGATTTACAAGGAATCAGCACAGCTGCAATTAAGAACGAAAGCACGGATGAATATGTCATAAATGGAACAAAAACGTTTATTTCAAATGGTCAGAATTTTGATTTTGTCATTGTAGTTGCACGAACAAACCGGAACGTAAAGGCATCAAAGGGAACTTCCTTGTTTATAGTTGACGCTGACAGTTCTGGACTCACTAAAGGTAAAAAATTAAAAAAGATTGGCCTTCACTCTGCTGATACATCTGAATTAATTCTAGAAGATGTATCTGTCCCATCTAGCCAAATACTGGGTGAACTGGATTATGGTTTTGTTGTGCTGATGACTGAATTACCGCGGGAAAGGCTGACTTTAGCCATTGGAGCATGTGGGGCAATGGAAGGTATTCTTGCTATAACCGTCAAATATCTTCATGAGCGGGAAGCTTTCGGAAAACATCTCAGTCAACTACAGGTTATCCGGCATAAAGTTGCTGAAATGACAACTGAGGCAAAGGTTAACCGTGCTTATGTTAACCAGTGTTTGAGCCAACTGGAGAATAACCAGCTTTCCACTGCGGATGCCAGTGTGGCAAAGCTATCAAGCACTGAAGCCCAAGGGCGAATTGCAGACGGTTGTTTACAACTATTTGGTGGTTACGGCTATATGCAGGAATATCCAATATCCAGAGCTTATACAGATGCGAGAGTTCAACGGATTTATGGTGGTACATCAGAAATTATGAAGGAAATCATCAGCAAAGATATTTTAGATAAATAA
- a CDS encoding enoyl-CoA hydratase/isomerase family protein has protein sequence MVYEAIIYEKKQQSSWIYLNRPEEMNSLSKKMIVEILQVLEEIEQDNEIRVVVLSGKGKAFCAGADLKELLKDLNKDPDGEKGILDYAEQLFNKLNYLSKPLIVALNGVTLAGGLELAMTADIVIASEKAKIGDGHANFGVLPGGGGAVRLHKEIGVNRAKYLLFTGDMFPAKEWKDYGFVHEVVPAEELDETAQKIAAKVSAKSPLVLREMKRLVRDSADQKLDTSLRQELLSLKNHTHSHDFSEGLSAFSEKRTPEFKGY, from the coding sequence TTGGTTTATGAAGCTATTATTTATGAAAAAAAGCAGCAATCTTCCTGGATTTATTTAAATCGTCCGGAGGAGATGAACTCGTTATCAAAAAAAATGATCGTAGAGATCCTCCAAGTACTTGAGGAGATTGAGCAAGATAACGAAATTCGGGTCGTCGTTTTATCTGGTAAAGGTAAAGCATTCTGTGCCGGTGCCGATTTAAAAGAACTTTTAAAGGATTTAAATAAAGACCCCGATGGTGAGAAGGGTATTCTTGATTATGCCGAGCAACTGTTTAATAAATTAAATTATTTGTCGAAACCACTAATCGTGGCATTAAATGGAGTTACACTTGCCGGTGGACTGGAACTGGCCATGACAGCAGATATTGTTATCGCTTCCGAAAAAGCAAAAATAGGAGACGGCCACGCCAATTTCGGCGTCCTTCCTGGCGGTGGAGGAGCGGTCAGGTTGCATAAAGAAATTGGCGTAAATCGCGCAAAATATCTACTGTTTACAGGGGACATGTTTCCAGCTAAAGAATGGAAAGACTACGGATTTGTGCATGAGGTCGTTCCTGCCGAAGAACTCGATGAAACCGCACAGAAAATAGCAGCTAAAGTATCAGCAAAAAGCCCGCTTGTCCTACGGGAAATGAAACGTTTGGTGAGAGACAGCGCAGATCAGAAACTAGACACCTCATTAAGACAAGAACTGCTTTCACTAAAAAATCATACGCATTCACATGATTTCAGTGAAGGATTAAGCGCCTTTTCAGAAAAAAGAACACCTGAATTTAAAGGTTATTAA
- a CDS encoding helix-turn-helix transcriptional regulator produces MAIIINIDVMLAKRKMSVTELSERVGITMANLSILKNGKAKAIRLSTLDAICKALDCQPGDILEYQSEEDTEA; encoded by the coding sequence ATGGCGATTATAATCAATATTGATGTAATGTTGGCAAAAAGAAAAATGAGTGTTACGGAGCTTTCGGAGAGGGTTGGAATTACAATGGCCAATCTTTCTATATTGAAAAATGGCAAGGCTAAGGCTATCCGATTATCAACGTTAGACGCAATTTGTAAAGCTTTAGATTGTCAGCCTGGAGATATTCTGGAATATCAAAGTGAGGAAGATACAGAAGCATAA
- a CDS encoding DUF817 domain-containing protein, protein MDVTIQTAQEKNLTSKCKRIMKQLFRFGWEQALSCVFPVVIFASLALTQAISLPFLPRYDWLLIIFLVMQWGMVKSGLETRDELKVITLFHLIGLALEVFKVHMGSWSYPEDGYFKLFGVPLYSGFMYASVASYLCQAWRRLDVELVKWPPFPLVGIVFWKSRVNYEIGGTRYRMPIVFSFVLIGFFIWIAENIATYFGAWEYPNQTEAWSLVHIGKISSWLLLVIVSFLIVATLKRMKGKSDTMGIGTTVP, encoded by the coding sequence ATGGATGTTACCATTCAAACGGCACAAGAGAAAAATTTGACTTCAAAATGCAAAAGAATAATGAAGCAACTTTTCCGGTTTGGATGGGAGCAGGCTCTTTCCTGTGTCTTTCCTGTTGTTATTTTTGCATCATTAGCCCTTACACAGGCTATCTCCCTTCCATTCCTACCTAGGTATGATTGGTTACTGATCATTTTTCTAGTGATGCAGTGGGGGATGGTGAAATCAGGACTTGAAACAAGGGATGAATTAAAAGTGATTACCCTTTTTCATCTGATTGGTCTCGCACTTGAAGTGTTTAAAGTACATATGGGGTCCTGGTCTTATCCTGAGGATGGATATTTTAAATTATTTGGAGTGCCTTTGTATAGTGGTTTCATGTATGCAAGTGTCGCAAGTTATCTTTGCCAGGCATGGAGGAGACTGGATGTTGAATTGGTGAAGTGGCCTCCTTTTCCGCTAGTTGGGATCGTTTTTTGGAAATCGCGGGTAAATTATGAGATTGGTGGAACGCGTTATCGAATGCCAATTGTATTTTCTTTCGTACTTATCGGATTTTTTATTTGGATAGCCGAAAATATTGCAACATACTTTGGAGCATGGGAATATCCAAACCAAACCGAGGCATGGAGTCTTGTTCATATAGGAAAAATTAGCTCTTGGCTTTTGTTAGTGATTGTCAGCTTTCTCATTGTAGCAACGTTGAAGCGGATGAAGGGCAAAAGTGACACTATGGGGATAGGAACCACAGTCCCATAA
- a CDS encoding enoyl-CoA hydratase, with translation MSNVNTTCNQGVFEIGLNRPDRLNALNADLLSELTEAINKAKRDPSIRSVLLYGEGKAFCAGGDLKDFGMDDTNPIEVKEFLQRGHEALIGLYNMEKPVIVAVHGPAVGAGSNLAFACDIIIADETASFAEIFAKVGALPDMGGLYLLPQKIGMHKAAELVFTGKTIDANAALEYGLINQVVAEGQAGEEAKKLAISLARGPTKALGLAKRIMHQAPYSSLESVLEMEAMGQANIFQTQDFKEGKQAFIEKRKAVFKGE, from the coding sequence ATGTCCAATGTCAATACAACATGTAACCAAGGCGTATTCGAGATCGGGCTAAATCGTCCAGATAGGTTGAATGCCCTAAATGCGGACCTGTTATCAGAACTCACAGAGGCGATAAATAAGGCAAAAAGAGATCCATCCATTCGATCGGTACTCCTTTATGGCGAAGGAAAAGCATTTTGTGCAGGCGGCGATTTAAAGGATTTTGGAATGGACGATACGAATCCAATCGAAGTAAAGGAATTTCTGCAACGCGGCCATGAAGCATTGATCGGTTTATACAATATGGAGAAGCCGGTAATCGTTGCAGTGCATGGCCCCGCAGTTGGAGCGGGCAGTAACCTGGCTTTTGCCTGTGACATAATCATTGCCGACGAAACAGCTTCGTTCGCTGAAATTTTCGCCAAAGTGGGTGCCTTACCTGATATGGGAGGCTTGTATCTCCTTCCACAAAAAATCGGCATGCATAAGGCAGCAGAACTAGTTTTTACTGGAAAAACGATTGATGCGAATGCAGCGTTGGAGTACGGCTTAATAAATCAGGTTGTAGCAGAAGGGCAAGCAGGTGAGGAAGCCAAAAAACTTGCCATATCATTAGCAAGAGGGCCAACGAAAGCATTGGGATTAGCAAAAAGGATCATGCACCAAGCACCATATTCATCACTGGAAAGTGTGTTGGAAATGGAAGCGATGGGCCAGGCGAATATATTTCAAACGCAGGATTTTAAAGAGGGGAAGCAGGCATTTATTGAAAAAAGAAAAGCAGTATTTAAAGGGGAATAA
- a CDS encoding MaoC/PaaZ C-terminal domain-containing protein: MKYDEIMIDEKYKSASYTVTKEEIMEFASQFDPQYMHIDEEKAQQSIFKGIIASGLHTLCISFKLWTEMNIFGEDIIAGTGVNNLQFTKPVYPEDTLYVTTKVIKKTDKKKSGEVTLLLTSYKHDDIQVLQAEISALVSK, translated from the coding sequence ATGAAATATGATGAAATTATGATTGATGAAAAATATAAAAGTGCTTCCTATACAGTGACTAAAGAAGAAATCATGGAATTTGCTTCACAATTCGATCCTCAATACATGCATATTGATGAGGAGAAAGCGCAACAGAGTATATTCAAAGGCATCATTGCTTCAGGATTACACACCTTGTGCATAAGCTTTAAATTATGGACTGAGATGAATATCTTTGGAGAAGATATAATTGCTGGAACAGGCGTTAATAATCTTCAATTCACAAAACCGGTTTATCCCGAAGATACGCTATACGTAACGACCAAAGTGATTAAAAAAACAGATAAAAAGAAATCCGGTGAGGTTACATTATTACTTACTTCTTACAAACATGATGATATTCAAGTTTTACAAGCAGAAATATCCGCATTAGTTTCTAAATAG
- a CDS encoding AMP-binding protein: MLNENLKTRSTIGDGLKRASYRYPNKAALVFYSENGEQRTYTYEALNKQVNQVAHSLREQGVQKGDRIAVIGKNSSEIVILAYALAKIGAWYTPLNFMLKAEEVRQLLHTSQPRLFFVDKTHVDLVKSIADKLTGIEKIYSLRTADVPAGWGDFSQLLHGSKTEPETELYDDDVLSLFYTSGTESVPKGVMTSHKNYFYSNYAYMSIGTFQPEDKLLLSLPLIHMAGFTFLLSANMVGLTIIMTETPIPAQMAELIEKHQINFTALPPTLYLGILGAADAYDLSSCRKLITWSSTIPRSMVDGWNKIAPDAKFFTIQGSSESTATALTGSWFKTWDEVPNGDGRYVGSVLATSEIKLIDDDGNEVPDGVPGEQIARGPVVASGYYKNETANNKAFQNGWYHSGDVLIRDDQGNYYFADRKKDIVKSGGENVSTQEVEDVINQHPEINQCAVFGVPDPKWGESVIAAVVSKNGAKLTEEEIIAHCKRKLSSYKTPKHIVFRDNLPLTSAGKLLKRSLKDEYKDLLMEKS, from the coding sequence TTGCTAAATGAAAATTTGAAAACAAGGTCAACTATTGGTGATGGATTAAAGAGAGCAAGTTACCGTTATCCGAATAAGGCTGCATTAGTTTTTTACAGTGAAAACGGCGAACAGCGAACGTACACGTATGAAGCGTTAAATAAACAAGTCAATCAGGTGGCCCATTCACTTCGAGAACAAGGGGTTCAAAAAGGAGACCGGATTGCAGTCATTGGAAAAAACAGCTCAGAGATTGTTATTTTAGCCTACGCCCTAGCAAAAATCGGAGCCTGGTATACGCCGTTGAACTTTATGTTGAAGGCAGAAGAAGTACGCCAGCTGCTTCATACGTCACAACCCCGGCTGTTTTTCGTTGATAAAACACATGTCGACCTAGTGAAGTCCATTGCTGATAAATTAACCGGAATTGAAAAGATATACAGCCTTCGTACAGCGGATGTGCCTGCTGGTTGGGGAGATTTTAGCCAGTTGCTGCATGGAAGTAAGACTGAACCAGAAACGGAATTGTATGATGATGATGTATTATCACTCTTTTACACAAGTGGCACCGAGTCCGTTCCAAAAGGTGTGATGACTAGTCATAAAAACTATTTCTATTCGAATTATGCCTATATGTCAATAGGGACGTTTCAGCCAGAGGATAAACTGCTATTATCTCTGCCTTTAATTCATATGGCCGGATTCACCTTTTTGCTGAGTGCCAACATGGTCGGATTAACTATTATCATGACGGAGACACCAATCCCCGCACAAATGGCAGAGCTGATAGAAAAGCATCAAATTAATTTTACCGCCCTCCCTCCTACACTGTATTTAGGAATTCTGGGAGCTGCTGATGCGTATGATTTATCTTCTTGTCGCAAATTGATTACATGGTCGAGTACCATTCCAAGGAGTATGGTGGATGGGTGGAATAAAATTGCACCTGATGCAAAATTTTTCACAATACAAGGCTCCAGTGAATCAACAGCAACCGCTTTAACAGGCAGTTGGTTTAAAACATGGGATGAAGTTCCAAATGGCGACGGAAGGTATGTAGGAAGTGTGCTCGCAACCAGTGAAATTAAATTAATTGATGACGATGGCAATGAAGTTCCGGATGGAGTGCCAGGAGAACAAATTGCCCGTGGACCTGTTGTTGCCAGCGGCTATTACAAGAATGAAACGGCAAATAATAAAGCCTTTCAAAATGGATGGTACCATAGCGGGGACGTTTTAATTCGCGATGATCAAGGCAATTATTATTTTGCAGATCGCAAAAAAGATATTGTTAAATCAGGCGGAGAAAACGTCTCTACCCAAGAGGTGGAGGACGTTATTAATCAGCACCCCGAAATAAATCAATGTGCAGTTTTCGGTGTACCCGATCCAAAATGGGGGGAGTCAGTTATCGCCGCAGTTGTGTCAAAAAACGGGGCAAAACTTACCGAGGAAGAGATTATAGCTCATTGCAAGAGGAAACTGTCCAGTTATAAAACGCCGAAACACATTGTTTTCCGGGATAATTTGCCGTTAACCTCTGCAGGAAAATTATTAAAGCGTTCCCTGAAGGATGAATACAAGGATTTATTAATGGAAAAGAGTTAA